A genomic window from Apium graveolens cultivar Ventura unplaced genomic scaffold, ASM990537v1 ctg3786, whole genome shotgun sequence includes:
- the LOC141701370 gene encoding uncharacterized protein LOC141701370 produces the protein MALALRDLKRKVEGNMEVGAAATPFTKKPESTSRESGLKHFNFYSFNGLADPEEHLNYFEQISNIYDYSDLTRCRFFASTLKGGAQKWFIRIPSRSVDSWKDFQKFFLKRFQANQMTLITNVPFRTPPRDGYSGPQRNDRKLRSKREPKPDLEWTPLNRPQVDILREVKGKHFYYPPKPLLAPPENRARDKHCGYHEDHGHTTENYFSFKMFIEDQIKKGNMNQYLQRKLNDKDKAPGNGKHMVNVVFGGTTSPPQSLDVDNDVMMIQLFEDEPIYFSYSDYEGLDPDHNQALVVTLDVAYNEVKRILIDNGSSTNIVFEHTLNRMKLDHLRIDPCLEDPLMDSKIQ, from the exons ATGGCTCTGGCTCTGCGTGACCTTAAAAGAAAAGTCGAAGGCAACATGGAAGTAGGTGCAGCTGCCACCCCCTTCACCAAAAAACCGGAGTCCACTTCCCGGGAATCTGGGCTTAAACACTTCAACTTTTATTCTTTCAATGGGCTGGCTGACCCCGAGGAGCACCTCAATTACTTCGAACAAATTTCGAACATCTATGACTACAGTGACCTCACAAGGTGTCGTTTCTTCGCATCAACACTAAAAGGAGGAGCACAAAAGTGGTTCATCCGGATTCCGTCCCGGAGTGTAGATTCATGGAAAGACTTccagaaatttttcttgaagagATTCCAGGCCAACCAGATGACTTTAATTACAAATGTGCCATTT AGAACCCCACCCCGGGATGGATATTCAGGACCTCAAAGGAATGATAGAAAACTGAGGTCCAAGAGAGAGCCAAAGCCGGATCTCGAATGGACGCCTCTCAACAGGCCCCAGGTTGATATCTTAAGGGAAGTTAAAGGAAAACACTTTTATTATCCCCCAAAACCCTTACTTGCACCGCCAGAGAATAGGGCAAGGGACAAGCATTGCGGGTACCATGAAGATCACGGTCACACAACTGAAAACTATTTCTCCTTCAAAATGTTCATCGAAGATCAAATCAAGAAAGGAAACATGAACCAGTATTTGCAGAGAAAGTTGAATGACAAAGACAAAGCCCCTGGAAATGGCAAGCATATGGTCAATGTTGTCTTTGGTGGCACAACTTCACCACCCCAGAGCCTAGACGTGGATAATGATGTTATGATGATCCAACTATTCGAGGATGAGCCGATTTACTTCTCCTATTCAGATTATGAGGGTCTGGACCCGGATCACAACCAAGCGTTGGTGGTGACTCTCGATGTTGCATATAATGAGGTAAAAAGGATCTTAATCGATAATGGTTCTTCTACAAACATAGTTTTCGAACACACACTTAATAGAATGAAACTCGACCACCTACGAATAGACCCCTGCCTAGAAGACCCTCTTATGGATTCGAAAATTCAATGA
- the LOC141701371 gene encoding carboxyl-terminal-processing peptidase 3, chloroplastic-like, which translates to MEKLCSNFDLNPPQISSISTKFPTRPTSSLAYISHIWCSNGSRHHKFVVQKIVSTPKNGSSSQFDKTGDSVGLNQGLVKSIGRGLVGFAAALAVCVDSPALAESLTVAFPVSPAHEVNTVQRTLVEAWSLIRETFVDPTFNHQDWDMKLQQTMVEMFPLRSADAAYNKISGMLATLGDPFTRIISPKEYQSFRIGSDGNLRGVGLFINVDPKSGHLVVMSCLEGSPADRAGIHEGDELMEINGERLDGISSEGAAQKLRGKVGTSVTVKVHRGNKSGGGDDLREVNLPREFIKLSPISSAVIPHKTSDGRLSKTGYVKLLAFSQTAASDMENAVAELENQGVQSYILDLRNNPGGLVKAGLDVAQIWLDGDETLVNTIDRDGNMFPINMVHGHAKTQDPLVVLVNEGSASASEILAGALHDNGRAKLVGHRTFGKGKIQSVTELDDGSALFITVAKYLSPALHDIDQVGIAPDVQCSAEMLNSPRESYMKNKNSASSLEADSCIMVAEHVLEVQESKGSPS; encoded by the exons ATGGAAAAACTCTGCAGCAACTTTGATCTTAACCCGCCACAAATTTCTTCGATTTCCACCAAATTTCCGACAAGACCAACTTCATCACTTGCTTACATTTCTCATATATGGTGCTCAAATGGTAGTAGACACCACAAATTTGTGGTACAAAAAATAGTTTCTACACCCAAGAATGGTTCTAGTTCACAATTTGATAAAACTGGGGATTCTGTTGGGTTGAATCAAGGACTGGTAAAGAGTATTGGTAGAGGACTTGTTGGTTTTGCTGCTGCTCTAGCTGTTTGTGTTGATTCTCCAGCTTTAGCTGAGTCTTTAACTGTTGCATTCCCTGTTTCTCCTGCTCATGag GTAAATACAGTGCAGAGAACTCTTGTGGAAGCTTGGAGTTTGATTAGAGAGACCTTTGTTGACCCTACTTTTAATCACCAAG ATTGGGATATGAAGCTACAACAAACAATGGTTGAAATGTTTCCGCTCCGATCAGCTGATGCCGCTTATAATAAGATCAGCGGAATGCTTGCTACGCTTGGTGACCCCTTTACACGAATTATCAGTCCAAAG GAGTACCAAAGTTTCAGAATTGGCAGCGATGGAAACTTACGTGGAGTTGGTCTATTCATAAATGTCGATCCAAAGTCAGGACATCTG GTCGTTATGTCTTGCCTAGAGGGTAGCCCAGCAGATCGTGCTGGCATACATGAAGGAGACGAGTTAATGGAAATCAATG GAGAGAGACTTGATGGTATCAGCAGTGAAGGAGCAGCACAGAAGCTCAGAGGGAAAGTTGGGACATCTGTTACAGTAAAAGTTCACAGG GGCAATAAATCAGGAGGTGGTGATGACTTGAGAGAG GTTAATCTACCTCGCGAGTTTATAAAGCTTTCCCCTATTTCTAGTGCCGTCATTCCTCATAAAACTTCTGATGGCCGTCTGTCAAAGACTGGTTATGTGAAACTGTTAGCATTCTCTCAG ACTGCTGCTTCTGATATGGAAAACGCAGTTGCCGAGTTGGAGAATCAGGGAGTACAATCATACATACTCGATCTACGTAACAACCCG GGAGGTCTGGTAAAGGCAGGCCTTGATGTTGCACAAATATGGCTGGATGGTGACGAGACTCTTGTGAACACTATTGATAGGGATGGGAATATGTTTCCAATTAACATGGTCCATGGACATGCTAAAACACAAGATCCGCTTGTTGTACTT GTGAATGAGGGTAGTGCTAGCGCAAGTGAGATCTTAGCAGGTGCACTGCATGATAATGGCAGAGCTAAACTCGTAGGACATAGAACTTTCGGAAAAGGAAAAATTCAG AGTGTTACAGAACTAGATGATGGGTCAGCTTTATTCATAACAGTTGCAAAGTATTTGTCACCAGCACTTCATGACATTGATCAAGTAGGAATAGCACCTGATGTTCAGTGCAGCGCAGAGATGCTAAACTCTCCTAGAGAGTCTTATATGAAAAATAAGAATAGTGCTTCGTCTTTGGAAGCAGATTCTTGTATCATGGTGGCAGAGCATGTACTAGAAGTTCAAGAATCCAAAGGCTCTCCCTCTTAG